The following proteins come from a genomic window of Raphanus sativus cultivar WK10039 unplaced genomic scaffold, ASM80110v3 Scaffold1763, whole genome shotgun sequence:
- the LOC130504727 gene encoding uncharacterized protein LOC130504727 isoform X2, with protein sequence MQHIDAWMNVLRQRYKENPQCFRSERMCFLDHNFTQSWREQYLFFKASSSDHNGLGKMLPSGAASLYDGSMPSFCQSNKKWGEDIDDIYAPLNLDNKHWVAIWISIPKRHIVVWDSIPSTTIPERWDEIMEPFLEMVPYLIVECGDQMHGLERYTYERLLKDVPTANNGDCGVYAAKYIECHALGVPFSPKDFARSNAKTMRDNMALVIWTELVDQHLKDNEDGGMFVGMYD encoded by the coding sequence atgcagcatatagatgcttggatgaatgtgctgaggcagaggtataaggagaacccacaatgtttccggagcgagcgaatgtgcttcctggatcacaactttacccagtcttggagagaacagtatctgttcttcaaagcatcgtcgtctgatcacaatggtttaggaaaaatgctacctagtggggcggcgagtttgtatgacggatcaatgccttcattttgccaatcaaacaagaagtggggggaggacattgatgatatctatgcgccactgaacttggacaacaaacattgggtggctatttggatatcgatccctaagaggcacatagtcgtctgggacagcataccttcaactaccataccagaaagatgggatgagataatggagccttttctcgagatggtcccttatctgattgtggagtgcggagaccagatgcatgggttggagcgatacacatatgagagactgctgaaagatgtacccacggccaacaatggtgattgtggcgtgtacgctgcaaagtacattgaatgtcatgctcttggggtcccctttagccctaaagactttgctaggtccaatgcgaagactatgagggataatatggctttggttatatggacggagcttgttgatcagcatttgaaagataatgaggatggtggtatgtttgtgggcatgtatgattag